A genomic region of Paroedura picta isolate Pp20150507F chromosome 4, Ppicta_v3.0, whole genome shotgun sequence contains the following coding sequences:
- the EEIG2 gene encoding EEIG family member 2 isoform X2, whose amino-acid sequence MCKMSASATTGILDPCICRVSVRKELKGGKAYAKLGFADLNLAEFAGSGNTTRRCLLEGYDTKNTRQDNSILKILISMQLMSGDPCFKTPPSTAMSISLPGEPESLHEDRKGGENIKTSHLNVSDLATKSASIPDELGACGHSRTSSYASQQSKVSGYSTCHSRSSSISDLCHKRNTSAGSTSTGIGSILEPCEENESKKTEDDTASEKFNRHPVKQDSVESQLKRVDATRVDADDVVEKILQSQDFSLDSSTEEEGLRLFVGPGGSTAFGSHHLPNRVGSGAYEQVVIKR is encoded by the exons ATGTGCAAAATGAGTGCAAGTGCCACTACAGGGATTTTGGATCCTTGCATCTGCAGAGTGTCTGTACGGAAG GAGCTGAAAGGTGGGAAGGCTTATGCAAAG CTGGGTTTTGCAGACCTCAACCTGGCCGAGTTCGCTGGATCTGGAAACACCACTCGTCGCTGCTTGCTGGAAGGTTACGATACCAAAAACACAAGGCAGGATAATTCGATTCTCAAA ATATTGATCAGCATGCAGCTTATGTCTGGAGATCCATGTTTTAAAAC gCCTCCATCCACAGCCATGTCTATATCACTTCCTGGAGAACCAGAATCTCTACATGAAGACAGGAAAGGTGGAGAGAACATAAAAACATCACATCTAAATGTATCAG ATCTTGCAACAAAAAGTGCTTCTATCCCAGATGAACTTGGAGCATGTGGGCATTCTAGGACATCCAGCTATGCAAGCCAGCAGTCAAAGGTGTCAG GTTACAGCACCTGCCATTCCAGATCATCTAGcatctctgatctctgccataaGAGAAATACCTCTGCAGGAAGTACATCGACAGGTATAGGCAGTATTCTCGAACCATGTGAAGAGAATGAGTCCAAAAAAACTGAGGACGACACAGCCTCAGAAAAATTCAACAg ACATCCAGTAAAACAGGATTCTGTAGAGTCACAGCTGAAAAGGGTTGACGCTACCAGAGTGGATGCAGATGATGTTGTTGAAAAAATACTGCAGAGTCAAGACTTCAGTTTGGACTCAAGTACAGAAG AGGAAGGTCTAAGACTCTTTGTGGGTCCTGGAGGAAGTACTGCCTTTGGAAGCCATCACTTACCTAATAG aGTGGGGTCTGGTGCATATGAACAAGTAGTGATTAAACGCTAG